TAAGTTGTATCTTAAAAATATCTTTAAACTACACGGACTCCCAAAAGTTATTGTGAAGGATAGAGACCCCATTTTCACAAGCTCAATCTGGAAAGCCCTGTTCAAAAGTTTGGCAACTGAACTTCCCTTATCTACTGCTTATCATCCACAAATTGATGGCCAGATAAAAATACTAAACCAATGCTTAGAGAATTATCTGAGATGTATGTATTTCAACAGTCCAAAGAGATGGTATCATAGGCTTTCATTAGCAGAATGGTGGTACAACACTTCTTATCACACTTCCCTAAATTTGACACCTTTCCAAGCACTCTGGTTTCCACCACCACTAGTGGCAGAGGTTGTTATTCCTGATTGCTTAGATTTATCCGCTCAAGGACAGTTGAGAAACAGACAAGTGGCCACACAAGTAATCAAGGACCATCTCACCAAAGTTCAAGTTAGAATCAAATTACAAGCTGAGAAACACATAACTGAAAGAGAATTCAAAGTAGGGGACATGGTCTACCTTAAAAGCCAGCCATATAGACACACATCTCTGAGTGCACATAGATGTTTGAAACTACATCCCAAATTTTATGGTCCATTTAGGGTATTGGAAAGAGTGGGGAAGGCAGCATACAAATTATTACTATCTGATGGCTGTCAAATACACAATATCTTTCATGTCAGTCAATTAAAGAAGCATCTGGGTCCCATTGCTATTCCAAGTCCGGAATTACCTCTAATAGATGCCAAGGGAACAATTAAAGTAGCTCCACCAGCAATTTTGCAATGGTTGATTCATTAGGTTAATTTACCAGAATTTGAAGCCACATGGAAGGATACTTCATTCGTTTGTAAGGTTTTCCCTTCATTTCATCCTTGAGGACAAGGATCTCAAGGAGGGGGCATTGTCAAGATGGAAAGGTGTTCATACTCAGTTTCGTCAGATAACTAGTGGTGGAAGGAGTGCAGGATAAGTTGGCGACGTGGGGAACGTTTCGGCGACTTCACTACGCCCGTTCATCCGCCATCCGACGGCATCTTTGTTTCACTTCATTTAGGGCGCTAGTGCGTCTTTTACTTTCGGATTGTAAAGTGTTTAATACTGCCAACTTAATTGTTGCGTCATGTATTTAGGTAGTGTTTGGTTGGATGAATAGATTCTATCCTGCATGTGTTGTTCAAGCTGATTGAATGGTCCTGGATGGTTTGATTCAAAATGTCTGTTTGGTAGCACGTATGAAACGATTCAGTTTTTTGTTTGCTTCATTGGATGGAATGGTACAGGATGGTACAAGATTCTGTTTGGTTGAAtgaatggttctgggtatagtcaCCCCTGTACCATAGGGGGTAACTTTACCTCTACAAATCTTTACTTCTACGTAATCACACATAATTCAACTTATGAAATTAGATAACACATACAGCACCAAAGTTTATATCTCAATTTCCATAAAATAGTTGCAAATATAATTTCAGAATACCAAGTTCCATAAATAGCAACCACCACCCGTGCTTACATGCCATCAACCACAATTATAGCAAGTTTATGGTTAGCAAAATATACTACAGCAACATCATCCTAACAATTACCATTGCATGTCCACCCGTGCTTACATGCCATCAACCACCATTGTAACAAGTGGGTTAGCAAAATATATACCAAAATCACCAAGACGACCTAACAACTACAAGCATCACATGTGCTTTGTCTTTAGCCACCATTTTTAACAGTTTGGTGGTTATCAAAATACACTGCACTTTAGCACCTACTCATCAGGACCACAAAGGTGCTCCTCAAAGGTGCTCCTTGATGTACCTCGCAACCCACACCATCTTTGATGACAAACGCATATTGTAGAAGCGCCTTGCAAGTGATGGATGTTCGCACAAATAAGCATAGTAGTGAtctagatgtgcctcatcaaatCCAGGAATACTCATCATGTCATCATACAACCCTTCAGGAATGCCATCATCTTCCTTCGCCACCTTCTCTATGGCTGCTGCAAGGTTCCCAAGACCCTCACTCATTATACTGACCATTGCAATATTTGGATCCTCAACAGCAGCTACTTTATGCTTCTTTGCTGGTGGTGGTTTAGTTCCAGAGCTCCCTGCACCATTTGTGTTAGCTGAAAATGTCATCTCATCAGCCTCAAGTGGtgaacctccttcttgttcatTTGTTTCAGCACCATCTTTAGTCTCTTGTGATGCATTCGCTGTTGCAGTCACCTCTGAGGCAAGAGGGTCACTAGCCCCCTTAGCATATGCACCTGTTGCCAAGCTATTGCCAAAAATAGTTGCCATCTCATGGTAGTGCTCTATTGGACAGTTCAGATATTTAGCATCGTCACGATGAATCTAGCACATAATTCATATATGCTATCAGGTTTCAGGAATGTAGCAGCAGTTATAAAGCAGAAAATATGACAGCAATTGTAGAAGAAAACTAACCCGAATGTGAGGTCCTTCATATTTTTCATACCTTCAACAGAAACAACTTCAATCCAAAATTCCCTGCATCAAACAAACATTGATTCATTGTTAGCACACTCTGAAAATCTGGAAAAGAACAAAAATATATATTAAATCCTTTGGTCATTGGTTGCAGCAAGGCTGCTGACCAGCACACCCTCTGCATGCATGCACGGCAACATGCATGGCTGCCGACCAAGGTAATAAAGAAAGAGAAAGATTGGGGACTGCGCCGGTTCGATGGGGATTTGGGGAGAGCGCAGATGGAGCAGGAGGTTGGGATGACTCAAAGCACCGATTTGGGAACGGGGATAGGCAGATCCATGACGGATCTGGGGTAGCCATAGCGGATCTGGTGGTTCAGAACCCATACgtagggagaggaggggagggagacGAGGGGAGGGAGACATGGACGAGGGGACGCACCTGCTTGCGAAGATCTGGCGGAGAAGAGCTCCcagcagagagagggagagaggaacgAGCACGGGCTGCTGCGGTGAGAATACTCACGGGGAGGTGAGCAAAGCTGAGATCGCTGTCCTGGACCGCGTGGTGCGGTGTTTTTTCCCGGACGGGCTGGTGCAGCATCAACAAAGAATATTCAGAGCATCTAGACCAAGTGGTCCTGGACGAGCCGTTCAAGTACGCGAACCAAACATGTTGACTCTCTACGATTCAGTACGAGCTGGTGCAGGACGATATCCGTTCGCCCAACCAAACACAACCTTAGAGCGGGGGGGCATCGAAGTCATGAACTGAAACCCTAAGAATTGGTAGTGTAGCGTAGCTTTCCATCTTCCTGGCTGCGCCTATATCTCAACAACATGTGATCCTCGATCTGATTCAATCGAGTTCTTATCATCCTTGTTGGTTTACTTCGATTTTCTTTCAATTCCACTTTCCGCTCGTTCCAGTTCCTGACAGTCTCATGATATACATCAGTAACCAGCTATCACCATTAACCTAACACAAGTGCCCATGATCACCGATATACTCAACAAAGGAACTGAACTTTGTAACCTCCGCCAACCTTGAATACAATGCAATTTCGCCATGTCAGGAAGAATGTATTTGAGCTCTCAGAACTGTTTGCTACTTAGGTGTAAATTCCTGCTGTGCAGAGAACCACATACACAACACAAAACAACAGCCTCACATGCATATATACCACAGAAAAACAAAAGCTTCTGCAACCTACCAGCGGTATAAACTCCCCAGAAATGCAAAAATGTTAAGTGATTTCTATCGCGACACATTCTACGCAGGCACACAAGTTCTCAATTGCCACAAGAAAAAGTCTGCAAAAGATGTTCATCCATCAGCATGAATACATTGATTATGTCTTACACAGGTTGAGTACCCCAAAATTGCTGGAGGTCACAAATCTTCCACAGATTGTAATTGACATTCAAATATATGACAACACTCAATATTAGGGGTGCTGCAGCGCACAAACCATATAATTACTCCAACTCCTCTACCAAATAGATAATCAAAATTTTCTTTCCAGACAGGAACTCAGATACAAGATTTGAGGTTAATAGCTCCCAAAACAGAGGAAGCAAGCAAGCATTTGCTCCATTGCCTGTTCCATATACAACAACACAGCACTCTAGGGTTATCTTCATCATCCAGAACTTCTACCTTGCTTTGCATAGCTGATGAATCAGGCATGTGCATGTCACCTGGTTAATATCCATTTTTCCTGAATGGAAACAGAACAAATAGTCAACAGGCCTGAAGAGACCACAACCAAACACAAGCTAGAGTACATGCATAACAAAAACATAGACTTTCATCATGTAGAAGAGAATTTTGTAGAACTCCAGAATGGTTGTGGTACAAGAACAATTGATGTAGGGGCAAGCAGAGTATACTTATTATGTTAAGTTAGAAGAAGACTTTGTTCATGCAACACAGGATATGAACACACATTTGTACCACAGCATAAACAACTCTCCCAAAAACGTGCCCTGCTGCCTTCAATCTCAAGTTGTGCATTTTCAATAGCATGAAAAAATAATTTGTCCACAAAACCACCATTCCAATACGTGGTCCTATCCAtttaataataataaaaatGCCATTTATGATTATACACTTGGCGACAAGAAAAATTATTTCAATCAACCATCACTAAGGCCTCTTTGTTTCAGTGAAAGATGCAGATTATAGCACACATTAGCATTTTTTTTCATCTTGTGATTTTTAAAGCTATGATCCGCAATCCCAGGCTGAAACAAACAAGGCCTTAAATAATTTTCTACCAAGCCTAACTAATTCTCACGTCATGTGCATTTGATGACGttcaaaatttatggaactGAGATGCACTTGAATGTACAGAAACTATTCATCAGGTATGGAACACAAGAAATAATTGGCTATCGAAAGCAGATGCATGCTCCCTTGTGTGGATACAACATCCACTGACAAGTAAACAAATTGCAATAAACTTGTTATATGTATACCAAGCTCTTGTACAGTTGTACTGCTAGCAACACAGTACTAGGACATGCAAAAATGTGCCTTCACTTGTAAAGCTGACATTATCTGCACAATTAATATGATTTATAACTTTCATCTAAACGCCATACTCATCAATCATAAATGTTAAACCTAACATGACATCTGTATTCCGTATTTAACTATCCAGACCCTGGCAGTGACAACTAGGCAACTGTTTATAGAACATGTGTTTCACTATACATGTCAGCAAAGAATGATTGTGAAGCTAAAAGTTGATCCGAGGGTGCACTTTAACGATAGTAGAGGGACAAACATGCGTTTAACATTTATAAATTCAGATACAGGTACTGAGGTACCTAAATTACATTCTTCTGATTTTTAGCATTAGCAGAGTACAAGAAAAAAAACTATCTAAAACGAAACCTGAAGATATTTGAGTTAGGTAATTTCAGATATTCTCACAAGGATGGCTAACCTCTACAAGGATCTAACATGTACATGCAAGGATGGGGAATTGTGATTTATATTATGTAGAGAAATTCCATGAACTGTGATTTTGTTGCCGTATATACCCTCATGTTAGATGTATTTTACAATGTTGTACAAATCAGCATGTGAATATTACTTTTAACATGTGAGTACAAATCAGCATGTGAGATGGAATTTCTCTACAAGGATCTAACATATACATGCAAGGATGGGGTATTGTGAATTATATTATGTAGAGAAATTCCATGAACTTGGATTTTGTGGCCATATATACCCTCATGTCAGATGTATTTTACAATGTTGTACAAATCAGTATGTGAGCATTACTTTTAACATTTTGTAGGTGTAGCATTACTCATGCAGTAAGAACAAAACTACAGAAGCAGCAATAAATTCTTGATATCTTGACAAAACTAACATACTGATCTAGTCCTCATCTTCATCAGGAATGAGTCTAACAGGACCCTTCACCCTGCTATCACTATTCCCAATAAGTTCCTGAGCAGCCTTTGCAAGGAACTCTTCCGCAGCAGCACGAACAGACTTCTTTTCAGGCAAAGGCTCAGGCTTTCTCTTCTGCCCAGACCAGCCCCTTCTTTCTCCTCTACTGATTGCCTGCATGCTTCTCTTCTGATCTGAAACAACAAAAAAAAACCTCAAATCCAAGCCATAATAACTGAAAAATCCACCACACAAATTTAATATTTAAATATGTACCAGATGTCAGGTGGGAAAGTGAGTGTCCAATGAACCTTGCTGCTGCTTGTGCATTCAGTGTAGTAGTAGGGTGAAGTGGTGCTGCAATTGAGTTCAGGTGGTAACTGGGTACCAGCATTGCATATCTATGAATAAACTATGAATACACATGAAAAGCACAGGgcagtacccttgtcccaatccTCAAATCGATCTAACTTCTCTTGCCACAGGCTTAACCTCTCCTGCAAAGAAAAGAATCAGAGCtcaggaaaaaaaaaactatcAACTGAAGAGCTAGACTAATTGACAAATACAGAGATTGCATTTCCACTTCAAGTAGTGGCCATGTAGACTCCAACAAACAATCGTAAACATCAAAACTTTCTCCCAGTCCAGGTAGCAGAATAGTTGAAAAGATATGAGCATTGAATTGATGTGGCTAAATAGAATTCTCCACTCAAGGATTACAAAATATCATTTTCTTTCTTTTAACATATAACTTTGAACAGAATACGTGACAGCATACATAGACTGAATTTTCCAAATCATGGTATATTCAAATAGAATTCTTCATTCAAGAATTGCCGTTATCAAAAGTTTTCTCAATAAATTAAATTTCTGACAGAACTAGAACAAATGGTTgacaaaaatgaaaaaaaattcGATTTAAGATGCCCTCACACAGAATCCCATATCACAAGTCATATTACTAATGTCCAGCTTTCACTTAATTATTTTTGTTGTTGGTCTTGCTGATTGCTTTGTTGCTCATTCTTTGTGCAGCTTGCTGCTTGGGAGAAGAGAAAGGATGGCAAGAACAACTGGAAAGGGGAGAATGTATGGTACAACAGCTCAACGAAAGTATGTATATGCTACTAAATTTTGCTGTCAAGGTATGTTTAGGATATGTCTATGGCGCCACCCCACCGCGCGCCTTATAGCCTAGGTGTTGTGAGGGGTCTAGGTCACCACGAGTTGCCTTAGCACCTTAAGAACCATGATCCCTATGACCACAAATACTAAAACTTTCTGCCATGCAAATTCTACAGTAAAAGGGCAATAACAGCAAATTAAGCTAAACACTGAACCATGTCAAAGGCGATATTACAACGATAGAAGCTCTGTTCGGATCCACAAAAAGCTACTGTAAAACTAAGCGCATGTTCAATAAGCCCAAGCTAAAGTGCTCCACCCTCACGCTCAATGCTCCAAGGCAATTATTTACACGAAGTACACCCATCTTTGTTCCAGTCAATAACATTGACATGTAATTCCTACTTCAAGCGCATCCCGAAACAAAACACTTCGAAAGATTGAGAATTTCATAGCTCGGAGGAGCTTACAAACTCCTTTCTGATGGGATGCTCGTCGGGGTCAATTCCCGAACACCTTAGACGCACTGCAAAAATCCACAAAAAGAGACCTTTAATGAGAAAAGATAAAAGAGCTAAACTCACGCAACGAGAAGGGGAAGCGCCGACGGTACCCGCTAAGAGGGAGGTGGCGGCCTGCGCCACGGCTAGGAAGGCGCGCGCCCGTAGCAGGGGCGGGAGCTCGGCGACGGCGTAGgggtcctccgccgccgcagcgagCAGCTGGGATAGGTGGTCACCGACAGACTCGGCGGCCGCGAGCGTATCCTCGGCGGCGGATACCACAGAAGGCGGAACCGCCGAGGCGGCGTCGGCGGAGGTGGAGGCCATGGTTTGGGCAGATTTAGACGGCGGCGAAGAGTTCAGGGAAGCGGGTCGTTTGGGTGCACGGTTAAAAGGATGTATTAGGGTTGGAACCGGGTCCTTGGGTAATCCAAGGTTTATGGATATACTCGGGCGGTTACTTTGTCAAAAAGCCGATCCAAATATTGAAACTTTGACTATCAAAAGTAATCTCTGTTTACTCAAATTTTTTAAACTTTGCCTATCAGTTCTAACCTCCATTTATATCTACTCATAAGGCTGAGTCCAGTGGTGGGGGAGATATCTCCCCGCCACGTCAGCTCTCACCCTCAGTCTCACCCCACTCTCACCCAACCCCTCCATGCACAGGCTACAGTGCCAGCTCTCACTTCTCTCTTCTTCGCGCTCTATCAGCTATCAGTTAGTTGGCGCTACGAAAACACTTCGTTGAATGACGTGTTGTTAATATTTCTCTCATGCCTTTTCTCGTTCATGGTTCGATATTCTGGTGTCCTGAGCGTAGAGGAACCACACCAATCCATCCCGAATTTGGTGGTTAAACTCTACTGCGATGACGATACTGTAGGGGAGGTCCTACGGCAAAATAGCTCGATGCCAGAATGATAAAAAGCTTAACACCTCTTATTTGATTTTTTCACTATTTTGAAATACGAAAAAGATCTTTCATTTCTTCCATTCGCAGTAATCGTTGGTTTTGTCCAATTCCTTCAATCATCACTGTTTTGTTCTGTAATTTCTAATATTTTAACTTAAAGGAAGGGCTTTTCTAATATCTGGTCTATgttgttggagttccgcatgtcTTTTCTACCTCTCTCCGGATAGGGACTTACCTCTCGTCCTGTTTTCAGATTCCCTTTCAGGGGATTAGGGTcagcttttcttttccaaatTTAATTATTTTAACCTCGGCGTGGACTAATAGAAACACGCCACGTCACTCCCACCCCACCCCTCTCGCCCGACACCAGCGCGCCGCCTCGCTGCCGCCCGCCTACCGCCCCCGCGCACCTGCCAATGCGGGCGAGAACGGGGCGATAGCGCCCGCTCCCGCCCGGCGAGACTACTCctgcctctctccctctcgcctGCCTCTCGCCTCACTCTCGCCTGGGCTGGGCCGACAGGGGGGCGGTACCGCCCCCCATTGGCACCAGCCTTAGGAGTAGTAGTTAGATGCGCAATTTTAACCCCACATCTTGTCCTAAACAAATTATAAAGAATTAGAGGGGGTTGAGCTTGCATTGAGTGGTTCCTTGCGCCCCTCTCACGCTGGCAGCCCAGGTTGGATCCTCGGAGCTGGCACGGGGAGGCTCCTCTGCTAACCTTTCTTctgaaaaaatataaaaaattagTATATACATGAAACTTCCTCATAAATATATTTATGATGAAATATATTGTATTAGTATTGTATAATTTTAAGTATCATGAAAGAAATCAAGCGATCAATTTTGCTACAGTAATTtgttactccctccatcctaaatTATTGATCATTTGAGCTTTCTAGATgtataaattttgctatgtcTAGATTCACAGCAAAACTTATGTATTTAGAAAAGAAAATTCAACATTTCTTTTTACAAGATTCAACATTTTAGACAATCTAGTCCAATACTTTACATAAAATGTTGATCTATTGAATTGTAAATGTTGGCATAGGTCTTTGGAAATGCTGATTCTTTTTAAAAATAAGGAATATACATATTGAATCTTATTTTATTGTATTATTTATAAACAATATTATAGTTCAAACGGATTTGGAAAAAGATATATGGTCTAGGAGAAAAGTTTGTTTGAAGTTTTGGAACCTAAGTAATAACTCACGATTCGCACCAGTTTCATCTAATCAACTATGGGCACGTGTCCCAACTCAACATATGCACGTGCGTCCGCAAAACCGGTTTTGGCACCCGCATTCACTTCGTGCTCCACGTGTCAGCCATCGGATTGATTGCACGAATATCAAATATTGGTAGATGTAAAAGTATATTTTTTGCCGAAGATGTATAGGAATGCTGCTTTTCAGGTTCCTCGAAGAAGTAAAAGAAACGGGAGGAGACGAAGAAAAAGCCAGGCTGCCGGGTCAGGCCCAATTGCTTGCTAAAAGACCAGCTAACGTGAGCCCATGAAtgtttcaaaaaaagaaaaatatgtGGGCCCATGAATGCCACAAAGCTCTCTTGCGGTCTTGCGGCGTGCCACTGTCACTGCAGATTGCTTCTTCGTTCTTCCAGTTCCACCCTTTGGAAGCTTTGGTTGCCGCAAAACAGGTAGAGGGGGGGAACGCAGAGAACCCTAGCCAGCCAGATGGCGACCGGCGGGCTGGCCAGCGGCGAGGagtcggcggcgccggcgtcggaGGAGGAGCGGGACTGGTCGGAGATGACGCCGGTGTGCCTGGCGGAGGCGTTCTCGCGTCTGGCGCTGGAGGACCTGTGGCGGGGCGCCATGGCGTGCTGCCGCTCCTGGCGTGATGCCGCGCGGTCCCGCCCGGGGCTCTTCGCGGCTCTCGACCTCGAGCCCGGGTTCGCGGAGTCGACCCCCGGCGCCGAGGCGGCCGCGTGGTGGACGCCCGCCTTCCAGCGCCGCGTCGACGCCATGCTCCGCTCCGCCGCCACGCTCGCCGCGGGGGAGCTTCGCGAAGTCCGCGTCAGGCACTGCTCCGACGACGGGCTCTCTTTCGCCGCCGAGAGGTACGTGGGATCTTTGATTTGTGAGAAATTGATGCCTCATGGGTGTGGCGTGATGACCTCAAGCTCTCCCATGACGAAATGTTTGAGCAAGATTGAGGCTTTTCCCCCGGCATGTATTGGTAGACCTACTGAATCCCCGTGATCTGATTAGATGCTCAGATTAGCTGgaatgatgcatatgcaatttaTTGTGCATGTTAGTGCCTTAAATTTGTGGACCTGCAAAAAAAAATTGTGGAGGTTCCTTTCTCGGCTGTTTCagttctcaaatttttatctttcATAAAAAGGAGAAATTGTGCAGGAAACCAACAAACCAAGTTATAGTCTTTGTTCATGTATTGTCATTTATTAGCTTTTTAGCCAATTTCTCACTAGAACTAATAGATTGACGGAAGTATAAAACATGAGTTGAAGCAAAGAGGAAATCTTTGAAATGGGATACTTCGAAGAGGCCAGTGGTGTATGGTGGGGTTTTATTGCACTGAGGATGGAGCTACAAATGTTTGTATCTCATTCTGAACATTTGCGGGATTTGAAAGAAATGTGCACTGAAGATTCTAATGATATTCTTGGGATGGAGAAAGGTGACCACTTTCTCCAAATTCCTAAATGACCAAACAGTCCATGTTGCTGAAGGTCTTGATCATTTCTAGGAACACAATTTATGGGTTTTATCTCCAAAAAATGGGACTTAAACAAGCATATTCCTTCCAATTAATACATTTTTATGTATAAACCCGAAACCGGGGGATACATTCATTTTTCTTACAGTACAGCTGAAGCTTTCGAGGAAAGAGATCTTGTGAACTAAGTCCAGACTTCCAAACGGCTTTGAGGATTATTTATGTTTTGGGCACCAATTTTTGGATCATGTTCAATGGTGACTAGACTTATTAGGGCACAATAGTCTTGTATATTCTTGATTCAATATTTTCTAGTGTATGCTGTTTTGTTTTACTCATTTTCATGTTTGATAAGCTTAATGGAAACTATATTGTTTGCAACCAAACTTGAGTCTTGACAGTTTTGTCTGGTAGAGTTGGATTCATACAAGTTAATCAAATAAGTCTTCATTATTGAAGTTTTTGGTAGATTGTGGTCTGGATACTAAAAAAGCATGGGTACCTCCACACCATATAGCTGATTTCTGGCACATAACAGTTTGTGAATGTCTTAGGATAAAGGGTGGGAAGTGGAAACAGGTGCCGCATCAATTTCTATTGCCACATGGATGAGATGCCACAAAAAACATTTTTTTGGCATACATGGGTAAATATACACTTTGAAGGACCAAAACAGTTTTCAAGTTGATGGATCTACCTGGACTAAACATACAAGTTTACAGACCTGAGATACCGCATCTTTCCTATTATACATGTGTTACATGTGTAGAGTATCCTTGATGGGGGCTTGTTATATGATTGTGAATACAAGTTGTGCTAATGCTACGATGTTTTCTGGCAAAACATATACATTAATATGCACAAAAGTATTGATATTGACCTCATGAAAATGATATTACTATAATCAGAATGAAGCAAACAGCATATAAATATGTCATTGTTAAGCTTTTCAAGTAAATGCAATGGTATTTATCTGAAGTAAATTCAAGTAAATAAAGTATACAGTTACTGTGCAGTTTATATATTGTTGTTTTCTTTCCAGTTCTTTTATGGTGAAATTGATAATTGCTTTTACTAAAATGATATTGCCTCAGTCTACTGAAAATCTTCTCTTAAGAGTTAAGTTTAACCTTGTTTAGTCTGCTGTGTTATGTGAGAAGCATCATGTTATCTTTATTTTGTCCTGAAGTTATGTAGCTTGAATCCTGCTAATCTAGCTATTTTAGATTGTCCCATCTTATAGCCAAATATCCATCCTAGCTTATTTGCTGTTTTTGTTGGGAATGTAGCCTCAGCAACAGAGAATGAAAGATGCCTTGTTCTGGTCCATATACCTAAAGTAGTTCCTATTGCTGTTTCTATATTTGTATTTTGCATGCCATCATGGGTGAGTCATTCTGGTGCTATTCCTTTACTTAAATTTTTGTTGTCTTATGTATTCTGTAATCTGTACCATATTTTCACTTAGATTGAAAGTGTTAATCTGAGCTCTAAGTGACTTAATCATGCGCAGGTCTCCAAGTCTTAGTATCCTTTCCATCAGAACAAGCCCGGCTGTAACTGATCGATCAATGCTCATTGTTGGAGCATGCTGCACCATGCTTACAGAATTGGACATCAGCAACTGCTATGAGGTTTCATACAAGTCACTGGAAGTTATTGGCCAGAGCTGTCAGAATCTCAGGGTCCTCAAGCGGAATATATTCAACTGGATTGACCCATCAGAACATGTCGGAATAGTTCCCGAGGACTACCTAAGAGAATGCCCCCAAGATGGTGACAGGGAAGCCGTTACGATATCCAAGTTCATGCCAAAGCTGAAAATTCTCGAGCTAAGGTTCTCAAAGCTGACTGCT
The Panicum hallii strain FIL2 chromosome 6, PHallii_v3.1, whole genome shotgun sequence genome window above contains:
- the LOC112897896 gene encoding nuclear nucleic acid-binding protein C1D — protein: MASTSADAASAVPPSVVSAAEDTLAAAESVGDHLSQLLAAAAEDPYAVAELPPLLRARAFLAVAQAATSLLAVRLRCSGIDPDEHPIRKEFERLSLWQEKLDRFEDWDKAPLHPTTTLNAQAAARFIGHSLSHLTSDQKRSMQAISRGERRGWSGQKRKPEPLPEKKSVRAAAEEFLAKAAQELIGNSDSRVKGPVRLIPDEDED
- the LOC112897309 gene encoding F-box protein SKIP1-like, whose protein sequence is MATGGLASGEESAAPASEEERDWSEMTPVCLAEAFSRLALEDLWRGAMACCRSWRDAARSRPGLFAALDLEPGFAESTPGAEAAAWWTPAFQRRVDAMLRSAATLAAGELREVRVRHCSDDGLSFAAERSPSLSILSIRTSPAVTDRSMLIVGACCTMLTELDISNCYEVSYKSLEVIGQSCQNLRVLKRNIFNWIDPSEHVGIVPEDYLRECPQDGDREAVTISKFMPKLKILELRFSKLTAVGLNSIPGGCKELEVLDLFGCANLTSRGIDQAAANLKNLETLVKPNIYIPRSSFHMGRYGHWQLYDERFQTNVFQI